A region of the Hemitrygon akajei chromosome 11, sHemAka1.3, whole genome shotgun sequence genome:
accataggaatcatcttCTCCTTTTAACGTTCGGAAGGTTTCAACAggattacaccccccccccccacattcttctaaattcaaacCCCTCCCCAaacccatgctggctttctgctaacatGCCTGTTCTTATCAGTTGCTTTTCATCTCATTCTTCATTATTGTTTCCATCATCTTACTTACAATACACATGAAACTTACTAGTCCGTAGTTAGCAGGGTAAGTGTGGTCACCCTTCTGACATTCGCCCATCTCCAGTCTTTAGAAATTTTACCAGTCTTCAATGAAATATACGATAGAGATTTGTTTATACAATGACAGACCCTTAGATATATGTTAAGTACCCTTAGATACATGTTGTCTCATACATTTTAGTGGGCATTAGCATTGCTGGTAAGGCCAGCTTTTACTGCCTACCTTTAATTGTCCTTCAGAAGATGGCTGGAGTTGTGAAGCTAGGAAGAAGTTCATAAAATCCAGTCGACCACACTTGTAAGAACTATAATTCAGGGCTTTTCTGGCCAAACCTTCATTCATAcccataaaataatttttaatggTAATTTTTCTGCTAATTCTGCCAGATCTAATAAATCtacctttataaccatataacaattacagcatggaaacaggccatctcggcccctctagtctgtgctgaatgcttactctcacctagtcccacctacctgcactcagcccataaccctacattcctttcctgtccatatacctatccaaatttttcttaaatgccaaaatcaaacctgcctctaccacttctactggaagctcgttccacacagctaccactcactgagtaaagaagttccccctcgtgttacccctaaacttttgcctctgaactctcaactcgtgtcctcttgtttgaacctcccctactctcaatggaaaaaacctatccctgtcaactctatccatcctcctcataattttaaatacttctatcaagtcccccctcaaccttctatgctccaaagaataaagacctaacttgttcaacctttctctataacttaggtgctgcaacccaggtaacattctagtaaatcttctctgtactctctctattttgttgacatctttcctataactcggtgaccagaaccatacacaatactccaaatttggcctcagcaatgccttgtacaattttaacattacatcccaattttAACATTTTAACATTTTTACAATTTAACATTTTAACAATTTTAACAATTATCCCTTAGCTCTGAACTGAACAGTGTATTTTGTCACTCACATTCTCTTCTTTTCCACTCTTTCAGTTATTCAGGACCGTACTATCGCTTTCTGGTTCAAAGATAAGGAGTTGTCATTGGCCTTTGGGCTGAATGTGGCCTTCTCTCATCTTGGCAATGTCTTCAGCTTTTTATTCACCCAATCTTTTGAATCACGTTTTGGGCTGCAGTGGACTCTTTGGGCAGGTACGGATGAATATGATGAACTTGAAGGCATGGACTTGAAAATTGTACAAAGGGAGTGAAATCAGTCTTGTGCTCTACTATCACCACATTAAATCAGATTATTAAATGCTGGTTACAGATACGACATGAGTGCAATCTGTTATTTTCATAATTAGCTTTAACCAAATTGAACTTTCCAGATAATGCTAGAACTATGCCGTGACTCATTTTCTGATAAACAGTTAAATTGGATGTTGGTATAAATCTTATTCTGACATAACTAGTAAGTGAACTGAATTAATGCCACAATTTTCAACGGTTGGTAAACAGGATGATTTGAAACTTGCGTCTTCTGGACGATTGTTGCAAAGAATTTAGTTTAAATCTCACCATACCAAGCTTTACaattttaattaaattaatttatttaaagCTATTTTGGAATGCAATGTCGAAAATAGAATTAAATCATCATATTGAAGTAAAACACCATCTGAGTCACTAATGTCCCTCAGCAACTACTTAACTGGACTGGTCTATGCGTGACTTCAGTTGATTGCTAATAGCCCTCAAAACCACAGATAATACCTATAATCACATGAGCTACAGTGATTCCAAAAGGCATACCCACCACCATGTCAAGGGTAATTGAAATTGACAATAATTACTAATCTTGTCACTGATGTCAATAGATTATAAATCATGGCTTGGAGCTATTTGCAGGGCTTTCCACTATAACAGAGGGAAGAGAGTGCCAAGATCATTCCTGTCCTTAATTTTCCTTTGTTCTCTCCACTCTTCCTCTCCCAAGCCCTGCCTCAGCAGCTCTTGGTCAGGGGAAAGGTGCTACGAACTGTCCCTCTACTGATCCTAGCCACCCAGATATTGTAGACAATGAATTCTGGCCAAACCATTCCTAACTCTCTGCTCTCTTCATCACAGCCACTATGAAATGGTAGCgtataacactttacagtacaggcggccccggttcaattcccgctgctgcctataTAGAGTTTGCACCTACTCCACGTGGATTTccccccacagcccaaagatgttgCATTTTGTAGGTTAATTAGACatcataaattgtcccgtgactagtCTAGGATCTAATAGGGGGATTTAATCCTCCACACCGCTCAGCAGTCAGCAAGCTTCATGGAAAGGGTAGAGTTACAGTGATATTTCCCCTGGTTAGCTTTGATGGTTGAttttcttagatagatagatagatagatagatagatagatagatactttattcatccccatggggaaattcaacattttttccaatgtcccatatacttgttgtagcaaaactaattacatacaatacttaactcagtaaaaatatgatatgcatctaaatcactctctcaaaaagcattaataatagcttttaaaaagttcttaagtagtttacttagatacattataTACAATCAACcacggcactttaacatatcttactcctggcggttgaattgtaaagcctaatggcattggggagtattgacctcttcatcctgtctgaggagcattgcatcgatagcaacctgtcgctgaaactacttctctgtctctggatggtgctatgtagaggatgttcagggttttccataattgaccgtagcctactcagcgcccttcgctcagctaccgatgttaaactctccagtcctttgcccacgacagagcccgccttccttaccagcttattaagacgtgaggcgtccctcttcttaatgctgcctccccaacacgccaccacaaagaagagggcgctctccacaactgacctatagaacatcttcagcatctcactacagacattgaatgacgccaaccttctaaggaagtacagtcgactctgtgccttcctgcacaaggcatctgtgttggcagtccagtctagcttctcgtctaactgtactcccagatacttgtaggtcttaacctgctccacacattctccattaatgatcactggctccatatgaggcctaggtctcctaaagtccaccaccatctccttggtcttggtgatattgagatgcaggtagtttgagttgcaccatatcacaaagtcctgtatcagtttcctatactcctcctcctgtccattcctgacacaccccactatggccgtgtcgtcagcgaacttctgcacatggcaggactccgagttatattggaagtctgatgtgtacagggtgaacaggaccggagagagcacggtcccctgcggcgctcctgtgctgttgaccaccgtgtcagacctacagtctcccaaccacacatactgaggtctctctgtcaagtagtccactatccaatccaccatgtgagagtctactcccatctccgttagtttgtgccttaagatcttgggctggatggtgttaaaggcactagagaagtccaggaatgtaatcctcacagcaccactgaccccatctaggtgagagagggatttgtgcagcaaatatgtgatagcatcctccactcccaccttctccttatacgcaaactgaagaggatcccaggcgtgcctggtttgtggcctcagattctgtattatcagctgctccatggtcttcatcacgtgcgacgtcaaggcaacaggtctgaagtcattcaactcctttggttgtggtttcttcggtaccgggacaatacaggatgttttccactgtctgggtactcttctctgctccaggctcatgttgaagatgcgctgtagtggttctcccagctcagtcgcacaggccctcagtaatcgtgctTGAATCTCTATGTGCTAAAAGAATCATTCCCAGTTAGATCACGGACATGCAATCCCAGGACCTATCCCCTCTGGGAACTAGATGACCTGTTGGGCTACCAGCCCTCAGCTTCGCCAGGCCTCATCCACAGTACTTGCTAATCCAACATCTATGAGTGCCCTTCATCACAGATCCAACAACGGAACCTCTTCAACATGTATGCACGTACATTTgagcactgagttgctgccacacagttgactgattagatgtttgcattaatgagcaggtgtaccggtgtacctagtaaagtagtcactgagttcaattgcaagaggctgcagcaGATCTGGCTGCCATCTCCAAGGTTCAAAGCTACAATTTAgtttcagagaaatgtatacaatatacatcctgaaatgcttttttttcacaaccatccataaaaacagaggagtgccccaagaatgaataacagttaaatgttataaccccaaagtcccccccaactcccctccctcctgtgcgtaagcggcagcgaacaacaatccccctcccccaccggcaaaaataaAGCGCATCTGCTACCAGCACTCAAGCGTgaacaaagcaatagcaaagacacagacttgcacttACCCCACAGACTACATTGTTCACTCGATTATTCGACGtgctgcaggctctctctctcctaataagggagaaagaggtgactccATTTTCCAATGAATGGGGAGACATAACGAAcaattcactgatttatgatgttaaaaatcCATTATGTTGCTTTTcttagaaacataggaacatagaaaataggtgcaggagtaggccattcggcccttcaagcctgcaccgtcatttattatgatcacggctgatcatccaactcagaaccctgtacctgctttctctccataccccctgatcccattagccacaagggccatatctaacttcctcttaaatatagctaatgaaccagcctcaactctttcctgtggcagagaattccacagattcaccactgtctgtgtgaagaagttcttcctcatctcggtcctaaaaggcttcccctttatccttaaactgtggccccgtgttctggacttccccaacattggaaacaatcttcctgcatctagcctgtccaatccctttagaattttatacttttcaataagatcccccctcattcttctaaattccagcgagtataagcctagtcgatccagtctttcttcatatgaaagtcctgccatcccaggaatcaatctggtgaacctcttttgtactccctctatggcaagaatgtctttcctcagattaggggaccaaaactgcacacaatactctaggtgcagtctcaccaaggccttgtacaactgcagtagaacctccctgctcctgtactcaaatccttttgctatgaatgccaacataccatttgcctttttcaccacctgctgtacctgcatgatcaccttcaatgactggtgtacaatgacacccaggtcttgttgcacctccccttttcctaatcggccaccattcagataataatctgttttcctgttcttgcaaccaaagtggataacctcacatttatccacattaaattgcatctgccatgaatttgtccactcacctaacctatccaagtcaccctgcatcctcttagcatccttctcacagctaacaccgccgcccagcttcgtgtcatctgcaaacttggagatgctgcatttaattccctcgtctaaatcattaacatatattgtaaactactggggtcccagcactgagccttctggtaccccactagtcactgcctgccattctgaaaaggtcctgtttactcccactctttgctttctgtctgccaaccaattctctatccacatcaataccataccccttGAGCCCTGtacctgaagatcgcaaagatcccggGTCCCCAGGCACACAACAGATGTTCCGACTTCCCCAATGACACATGGGTCTCCTGTGGAGACACCGACACATGATTCGCCCGTCTCCAGTTCCTCGAGATCCCAGGCTTCTGAATGCGAGCTGAAATCTTGGGCCAAGCTTTTGGCGTGCCGAATAGCTGCTGATTGTGGAACCCCAAGAGTGGGTACCACTTGTGGGACCACCTCAGATTTCTATCTGCTTTGGTATATTTTTGGCAGTAATCTGAGTATCCTGTGGTTCATTTTCTCAGGAACTTTGCTGTGTGTTCTTGGCTTTGTCTCAGCCCTCATCGTTGGCATCCTGGATAGAAGTGGGGCAAAACAGCTGGGACTTGATGTTGTCCACCAGCAGGAATCCAAAAAAATGGTGGGTAGATTCAGTGGCTCAGGATCTAACTTTGGAAAAAAGTTACTGATTTTGGATATGGAACAACTATCTATAGTAATCAGCTATTTTGGTGAGTAATCAGTGGTCCTTAAAGTAGACCTCTGGAAGATGTGTACCAGAAGATATATCGACATTATTTAGACTGAGTGGGATCTAACTACAGCTCCCCCACAGGGTCTTCTCTGACCTTCTTGTTCTTTCTCCCCAGAGGCTAAAGGATATTTGTCATTTGTCTCTCCGCTACTGGCTGCTGGTTCTTACCATCATGTTCTTTTATAGTGGATTATTTCCATTTATTGCTGATGCTACGTAAGTAGAGTTCAATGTATTAAACATCTAATGTGTTTATACCATCTTCCAAATGGTCTGATCTTGCTATTTAATTGTAAGGAATCATTGCAAGTTTCTCTTTATTTCTCACACCTACTGTACCTCTCTTTATTTTTCAAAATTGAGATGCTCTACAAAAGGACAGCAGTGATTTTTCACTCATAAGTTGGCACTTTGTCTTTTATATGGTAGCACTCATGGCATACTGTTGTAATTTTGAATCTTTGATTAATTCTTTGCAACAGTCTCCAGGATTATTCATGTGATGAGAAAACTAGATACAGGTGACTATTGCAATTATATCTGTTATATCTTggcatttatttttcagcaagtTCATTCAGGATAAGTATTCTAGGTACAGTAATCAGGAAGCCTCCTACATCACTGGTGCTGTGTTCGATACCTCGAtgcttctactacccatagcTGGAATCCTCATTGTGAGTACCATCTGCTTTGTTCTAACTCGGGAGTTCCCAACCacttttatgccatagaccaataccattgAACAAAGGGTCcaaggaccccaggttgggaacccctatccTAAATGCAAGGTAGATTGTGATCACCAGGAACGTCAGACATCTTTTTCATGGATATTAACTGTATTGAACTCaggctgtagtgttctcgcacaggtgtaaaagaactctgaactaaacaccaagcataaaccagtcaatgaggcggtcccagtaagattaaccgtttactgttcactcttccacattaacgtatggtgaaaactgttgataaaacaatacaaaatatatacagtatttgtttccttcttgacatcacatttacatcataaatacttgcaaaagtaaaactacaacaactatattacattaaagttcaacatacagtcagaatctacctacgccatcgactggctttaaatacacttcaacacaaactatccgcaactctttaaataacaaaaaacataaactttatcaatcatcattacttttaacagaatcagcgttaacattttaattcaacatatcgattatcttatgaacttacggcgttgcttctctgatgtttctaatgcgtagaaagagaacttttctcacgctgatcctgcacacatataagccccctccttcccgtttctccaaaccggtattttcccacaagacgcggcataaccgggtgtgacgtcatcgcatgccgcgatatatcacagacaacgaatttactttaaacaaccttaactttaactagaaaacgataacaaatgaattactaaagcgaaaatataataaactaaacaaatgccttaaaggcaacacacagGCTGAATTTTAAAGTGTGGGTTTCAGTAAAATATGAAGCAAACAGATAGCAGAAGAATCCAAGTTACATCCCCTGTCCCTCTAGCAATATTTCCTGTTCCAATACCATAAAATAATTCTGTGTTTATTTGCTGAGTAATACAAATTTGGTTTACATATTTAATCATCCCTTATCATTGCTTATCACATTCAATTAACTATTATCATTGTTTACTTATAGAGAACAGACTTTCTTAACTTTCTTGTTAATGTCATACCATATCTAGAAAACAATGGGCATTATCACAGTTCAGGCCCGTAAAACCACTGGCTTCACACTAGCGTGTACAGTTAACTTTATCTTTTGTTCTTTTGATTATTGTACATTGAAATGATTGCAGCTGAACTTACTGACTGAAAGTAAAGAGAAATATAAAACCCACCGTTGCTTTTGTCAGTTCCCCAATTGGTATGACCCTCCCGAACATTTCTTCATTGAAGCAAGTCCAAAGTGACAGACTTGGAGAACTCTATCCTACAGCCATGATATCATACAGATCTGGCCATGTGACAACCATAGACTCAGTGAGACATGAGTTTCCTGAGTAAGAAAGAAGAAACATCATCAAATATATTAAATGTATACAATGATAAACACTAAAAAGTAACATAGGATACAAAACATGTTAAGGGAGAGCAGCTTACCAGTCTATAATTAAATAGAAGGAAGGATTTAAATAATTGTGTGGTTTGCTACACTGCCTGTACTAGGCCCCACACCCTCCCACTCACCAACAATGAGCACTCTTTCCAAATGCTCTAATGTTATATATTCATGTACAAATTAATCaattaaatgttttaaaaatcattttcaGGATTACATAGGATTAAGAGGAATACTTGTCTCGATGTGTGCTGTGTTGACAGTCCCTGTTTTCGCTCTTTTGGCATTCACCTTCGTACCACCATTGGTTTCAATGATATGGCTGGGAGTCACCTATTCATTTGCTGTTGTAAgatgttatttttattttctctccGCTGACAAGTAGCTCTCATTAAATTCTTTCACCATCTacacacccattccagacattcttttctcccctctcccatcggacagaagatccaaaagcctgaaagcatgtaccactggGCTCGGGGACAGCTTCTACCCGACTGTTATCAGActgttgaacagacctcttgtatgacAGGATagactcacaatctacctcattataattGTGCACTTTATTATTTACCCGCACTGCAGTTTctcggtagcttttacactttattctgcattgttaatattttaccttattctagctgaatacactgtgtaatgatttgatctgtgtaaACAGTTTGCAGAACACCTTAtcaggtacatgtgacaataacatacTAATCCAGTACCAATACCAATACACCAAAGCATTCATCATTACAAATGGGTTCAGGGTTATTTAAAATAAACTTTAAATATATTGTAGTCGTTTATGCAGTGAACTCATAGTCAACCCAGCAAGGGCATATTGTGATAATATCTTTGCAGTCATTTTCTGATTTTAGGTACTTAATTGCTGTTTTTATCAGTTAGTTCCGATTATTTCACAGGCAAGTCTGTGGCCCTCTATCATTTTAGTGGTTCCTTCAGCAAACCTTGGAACAGCTTTAGGAATCGCTACTTCAGTGCAAATGATTGGTCTTGGTGTTTGCAACTTGATTGTTGGACGGATACTTGGAACCAAATTCAGGTAAGCTTTTTCATTCTATAAAGTTTAGTAATATGAAATGCATGTACTTAATTCCtttttattttgcattatttGATGTTTTATTTTCTGTTGTTTTATTTCTGCCATCCTACTAGATCCACTAACCATGCTGTTCAGAACTGAGAGATACAGGTTCCACACTGCATAATGATAGTGAAAATGTTGCATATTCAATGTAGACCCAGATTGCTTGATACATTTAGATGTAGTTATCTGATAGGAAGACTAAATTGAAAATGATAGAAGTGACAGAATGTGAACTATAACTTTTTGAGTCAGAAAACCTTCAGGTCCCTGTACTTAAAATTAACTGTTTCCTCTgcacacagatgctgcatgactagctgagttcttccagcattttctgtttttgtttattgtgcaggtcttgtagctttagtttttgggtTTTTTGGTtgctagagttggtctcctgacttggtgtgtctgggtagtcttgttttatcttgtggatttggagctcctttctggggaacgctgttacgtactcgtggcacgagacagtggtacccttgtcatgtgactggggttgaagctatactggacttgaggtaatggtcttgtgatggtggagtgatgtcattttcccgccagtagaggtcatgtgacagtttttttttaacaggttataaaaggaagaccccaccttgtgaggaggggcagttcgtggctggatttgccatgttgacttcatgccactgcgtgatttaatgttacgatgcagtttagttgaaaaatgaagttttatctaatgcctaaagtttaaaagattcattcccagcagtttctttacaatactgctagtttgagaatcagtggagagtgaagatcggagttcgggagttaaagatcgaggagaatctaTTTACgtcggtgaaacaggttcgaccttatttgatccttattcggaaggatttcgttgactattctcgtgttaatctctgggaaataccagaaaagattgagaatagtgtggaagagaaggtcagtgcctttaagccgttttgtttcataaaattcttcgtgggaagagttcgactttggaaacggaagaaaaacgacgtggaagagaatttaaatcgccttaaaaagtctctccttttaaatggactgtgagcattttgaaattttggcaataccacttttaagaactgtttttgcaacatcgctttaagaactgtttgagctgcatcgctttaagaactgttaagctgctgcacagcagctgatttccggttacgttagtgtttgtttacttttggggggtttgttttcagtgtttaataaaagtgttgtttgttatataaacccttgcctaactcatcaattcattgttgcctgaatacgtaacaacgcactaagatggtagagcgatattaatacgcagcagcctctccagattctggattggggattgccaaacattatgtggattttctggtgtagtctgttttgtcatgtgcttttgtgatatcattctggagggatgttgtctcattttttaactgcattgcatttgtggtttctaaatgacaataaactgaaactgaactgatttTATTGGAAAATTGCTCTGCGGCAGACTTCTTCACAACGTGTCCTGTTCACTTTCCCATATCCTGTACATGAATTATTCTTCATACTAGTGCTTTGATAGAGAATAGCATTTGAGTTATTCGACTATGGTGTCAATCTGAGTCTCGGCCTCCTCTACcgccgcgatgaggccacactcaagttggagaagcaaaaccttatattccatctgggtagcctccaatctgatagcatgaacatcaatttgttAAACTTCCAATAATTGCTCCCCCTTttctttaccattccccattccctccttcatcttatctccctacctgcccatcacctccctctgctgctcctccccttccctttcttccacgacCTTCtgttctttcctatcagattcccccttctccagccctttatctcttttaccattcaacgtcccagctctgtgtttcactgttccccttctcccaatttcaccaatcacctattaccttgtacttcttcctccactccctacaccttctaactctgacttctcatctttttggtccagtcctgatgaagggtctcaatccaaaacatcgactatttgctcttttccatagatgctgcctgacctgctgagttcctccagcattttgtgtgtgtcgctttggatttccagcatctgcagatttctcctgtttatatacagtggcatgcaaaagtttgggcacccctggtcaaaatttctgttactgtgaatagctaagcgagtaaaagatttccaaaaggcataaaattaaagatgacacatttctttattattttaagcaagattactttttttatttccatcttgtacagtttcaaaataacaaaaaaggaaaagggcctgaagcaaaagtttgggcaccctgcatggtcagtacttagtaacccccccccccccctacggcaagtatcacagcttgtaaatgctttctgtagcagGCTAAGAGAATTTCAATTGTTTTTTGGGGCATTTTTGCCCATTATTCCTTGCAAAAAATTTTtaattctgtgagattcttgggccatcttgcacgcactgctcttttgaggtctgtccacagattttggatgatgtttaggtcaggggactgtgagggccatggcaaaaccttcagcttgtgcctcttgaggtagtccgttgtggattttgaagtgtgATTAGGATCATTGTCCTGTTGtcgaagccatcctcttttcatcttcagcttttttacagatggtgtgatgtttacttccagaatttgctggtatttaattgaattcattcttccctctaccagtgaa
Encoded here:
- the LOC140736329 gene encoding lysosomal dipeptide transporter MFSD1-like; its protein translation is MAQPAERAYYRFLLLIFNCLPGFASYFCYTIPSVLQDKFQGNITCFNSTMTNGTTGCVEGLGMTPEQFNLLFATYAWTNAVVVILAGYYTDKLGNCIGVILSYFIIMLGSATFALGSHFKGTSYLLPLMIIGQILTGSSSGSFHLIQDRTIAFWFKDKELSLAFGLNVAFSHLGNVFSFLFTQSFESRFGLQWTLWAGTLLCVLGFVSALIVGILDRSGAKQLGLDVVHQQESKKMRLKDICHLSLRYWLLVLTIMFFYSGLFPFIADATKFIQDKYSRYSNQEASYITGAVFDTSMLLLPIAGILIDYIGLRGILVSMCAVLTVPVFALLAFTFVPPLVSMIWLGVTYSFAVASLWPSIILVVPSANLGTALGIATSVQMIGLGVCNLIVGRILGTKFSDPKIPVWRWQWTLIFMLANTICCFSTSIILNIVDTKQGNTLNKTTKQLEATKRKNKVAAEIFPLSRDRDNDN